In Oreochromis aureus strain Israel breed Guangdong linkage group 22, ZZ_aureus, whole genome shotgun sequence, the genomic window TTAAGAGCCATTCCTGAGCCTCTAGTTGAGGACAAAACAATGATAACACCATAGAGCACAGGTACAAAAATCAGCCTATGTAAATAATAGAATTTTCTCTgataacaaataagaaaaatgagGCACACAAGTAGCATAGTTCTTACCGCTTCATCATCAAACATGGCTGAGTTGCCGGGCTCTTCAGCCTCTGCTATTCCCGGGTTGGGATCTTGGTAATATGGCTCATTGTAGTATCCCTGTTCAAGCAAAAAGAAGTAGGATAACAATATAATTCATTCATGTTAGCTATATTGTGACTCTTGTAATTGAGATTCTGACACAGCATTCATACTTTAAAAGATATCTGTATCTTAACTGGAAAATACTGAAATGCAGGCATGTCTGAACTAACATGATTTATGACTTATTCGTGAGGGGAGAATAGGATTTTGAGTCACACCAAGTATTTTAGGGTAAGCTGGCATCATCTAATTGAACATAATAACTCAAGTTAACAGcatgaatccgatacatatgtACAGTATAAAGTCATTATTACCGGAGGAAAAGCCTCTGGGCCTGCTATGGGTTGTTGATATTCATTATATTGACCTCCCCACGCGCCACTTGTCTCGTGTTTTCCCCCAAAGTCGAGAGGGGCATCCGACTGCCCCGGTTCATCAGGAGCTGCAAACGGAAGGGGCTCTGCAAGGGCTCCTGGCTCAGGGTCCAAGCTGGGGACGACTGCAGGTAGAGGTTGAGAGCTCTCGCCTAGAGAAAAGTAGTTCTGTGGGGTTATGTCCTCTTCATTATCCTGGTCATCTGAAGCTATCTGTCTAGCCAGCTGGAGGGCAGCTGACTTTGCTGCAGCTTTGATGGCGGAGGGAGACGCACTAGAACCAAGACCATGCGCAGGGGTTCCAGGTTTGGGTGCTTTCGGTTCTTGCCGTTTAGTTAGCGAATGAGGGATCAGAGGTCTGTCCGTCTCCTTCACTGTCAGGTTTTTGGGTTGTGGCAGAATGGAGGACAAGCCTGTACCTGCACCCTGGCAGAGAAAGGAGATATGGGTTGAAAGAGAGAGGAAATAGCAGCTACATCACAGGAGAATGTTGTTACACTATGAAATCTGAGGAAAATAAGATATTCTTTGTCACTGTTcctactttttttatttaattttaacctCAATTAAAGAAtagaaacaatgaaaagagtGAAGTGGCAGACCAGCATCTAAGTTAGAAATCATGTAACGTGTATTTGCATGCAAATCACTGTGCAAGCCAGGTTaatctgcagtgttttataACACTGCATTTAGATTTTGTGTACACAAGCCTATAACATGTTTACGAGCTCATTACACTGAGGTAACATTTTATTCAAGAAACAGCATGGGGACCTTTCCCCAGCACCAACATTTGCGCCTCACTGGTATATATCTATGTTGGACTATATCAATggctgttttgtatttttagtaTTTACTACCATTTTATCTAATCAAAATGTTATCTCTGACGCCAAAATGTGTTtggtaataaataataaaactgtCAGGAGGATGGTATAGCTCACTGGTTGAGCAGGTGACCCAGAGGCTACTGCATTTGCTGAGTATTGTTCCCCCTGCTTTCTGATCCCTTTCCTGTCTAAAgctgaaatataaataatatttttctcaTATGCTAaagttttaagtgttttttgcaGCGTTAACCATTTATTGAATTTTACTAAGTCTCCAAGGAGAGAAAGTCATTCAGAAATATGTTTGCATGCTTAATGTGGaataaatgtcttgatgcatgctcagtcgtccaggtaagtaaatcccaaaaggttgattctgttcatctgtttcagtgggagaaacagttagtcactcatccaagtgacttcttcagtctcagctgactgcaggtttccccaaccttttaaacagtacatttgcacaataactgaaaccagcccactgaatgaacaatgggctgtgaggtcagtttcttgatcattaatatgcaaactgtcatgaccattgatcaaaaaCCACTGATCAGTGGCCATGAgtactgcagtcagctgagactgaaggagtcacttagatgagtgacgaaaggtttctcccattgaaaacgctacgtccagatgaacagaatcaaccttttgggaatGTGGAATAAACTTCACATAACTGCATGTGTCTGATTTCCTTACCTGATTTTGTAGtttctttgctgctggttcgtCATCATCTGAGTCCGACTATGAACAAGAGGGTTACAGATCATGAATTAAAACCTTATTTTGTATCACAGTAAGTGCAAGAGGTATGAGCAAACAGCTGAAGTGGCTCAGTACTCACATCCTGCCTCCGGATCTGCGGCACGGTGATCTTGACGGGCTCTGTCCGTTTCCTTGGTTTGGGTAGGCTGGAGAATAAGCTTCCCTTAGATGGCTGAGGCTCTGGATCATCGGCTGATGAGCTATTCTCTACTGCAGTGCTCAATGCTGTCTTCTTGGCTGGCCCTTCGGTTCTTCCTGCCGATACCGGTTTTTTAGGAGCAGGCAGGAGTGAGAAGAGCCCTCCTGCGCTGGGTTTGCTCGGCACGGCAGAGGTGGAGGTTTCCTCCGAGTCACTCTCATCACTGCTGCCATAGGCGACTAAAGACATGTTTGCTGATGTTATTAAAGATGAGCAATCTGCAGAAACTCGTGGACATGGATAACCTCTTCTCCTTTATCTCAAGAAGCCGTACACACTCACACTGGCTTATCCGACGAACTGACTTCTGTTAAAAGGTAAGGGAATCTCTGATCGCTAAAGCAGCAATGATAACGACATGAAGCCGAACGAAGCTGTAGTAGAATATAGCGCAAGGAGTTAAAAGGGGTCGCCGCAGTGAAATGACTGACTCAAAGCTCTGTCCAAGTTCGCAATGCTAGCCAGTGTTAGCTAGGCCACCGCAACAAACGATATCAGCTAGCTGAGCGCTGTGTCCCAGAAAAAAATCAGCTCTCCTTAATAGTGctattataaataaaacagcagctgtgttgtTTCACACCACAATGCAGGACTTTACTGTGTTGTTTCGCCAACAAAATAAGCTCGTTTAGTCCCTTGGCTAAATCAAAACATTCGCCTCCATCATTCGTGATCGAAAATGCGACAACTGCGCAGCTTTTTGCGCaacactcttcttcttctccgcttcattaatcacattttaaacagcttCAGACCATTATCGCCCCATATGGTTCAAATGGGGAAACAATATGATTTCGAAGCATATCTATACTTTTGATTATCAGGACTGTACCAACAACTGGCGTCAGCCTTTAAAATGTTCGTATTTTGTGCAGTAGATTTGTAGTAAACTGTTCTGCTttagtcattttaaatgtataaatatttaaagcaCAAAATTATACAGAAATCATAAAAAGTGAAGActtgagcatttatacattttGTCCTCTTTTACTCTTGCCCTTCTGAAGAAAATGCCAAAACAGTCTTTAAACAAtagttgaaaaaaaagaaagaaaagaaagtcagTGACCTCAGataagattcatggatgtataGAAGGATGATAGACAGGgggctggtgtgacagaggaagaTAGAGTGAGACAGAGGCAACCCCGAAACGGAGCAACTAAAACAAGACAAAGAAGAACAAGCCACAGTAatgtttaattcaattttattcatgaACTGACACTTCATGACAATAGCATGAACTACAGGAAAAACTAGGCAAAAGCTCATGAAATGCAGTATATGCATATAAACACACCTGGAGTAAAAATAGGTGAGTGGAGGAGAAATGCTCAATGTGCAGCTTCTCCAGCTCCAGGGTTATCCTGTTTATTTCTTCTCATCATCGTCATTGTCTACCCATGCACGTCACAAAATTGCAGCAAACTGTGTACATAATAATATTCACATCATCAAATGGGCGATTAATGTCATGTGGTGTGGTCTAAGCCTATCGAAGAACTAGATGAGAAGGATCAAGTCAGAAACAGGATTTAAACCTTTATGCTTCAATTAAAATGTGACACTGGAGCTGTCTGCTTGTTGAGGTAACTGAAAGTTTTTCTCCTCCTTTATATAATTGATTTGTGGCCATTAatggaggattttttttatagGTTTCCATGAGTGGATTGTGAAATGAGAATGGATGATTAATCTTCGATAGGTGTGTCACCTTTACCAGACAGCCTGCTGGGCTCATGCTTTTGCACTACAGGAACTTTAGTCATATTAAATCTGAACACTGTGGTATGTTCGCAGGACTTTAATCTCTCTTTACATTTTTTGGTTAATCTAAGATGTGCTGTGGTATGAACCACTGTTGCGCTTCACAGGATCACCAATGTGACCACCAAGGCCAGCATTACACAAGTGTGAGATAAATATCTGCAATCAACGATGATAAGATTGCACAGGCTCTTGGTCTCACCCAGTGGAAAGATTTGAAAGAAACTGTATTAAGTAATTATTATAACTAGTGTAGAATTTAGAGTCTGTCAGAGTGCCTGTGTTACCTGATTTAGCAAAAGTTTGTAAAATTTCCCAGTTACTTTAAGCTTTTGTTAAAGCCCACTTGTTAAAAATCACAGTCCTAGTGGGTGTCTTGTTTTTTGAAAGCCAAAACCTCCTTGGTGTACATCAAAAATGCCAATACATAGGAAACCCCCTGAATCTGGTTgattaagaaaaataataaagttaCTCATCAGACTTACTACTAATTATCTTGaacatttgtacttttttttatcCAGATATTTAACTCCTAGTTAAGTTCCCTATTAAATCACCTAGGGTTGTAAACATATTATAAACATGGCCTTTTTAAAGACCTTTTGGTGAAGTGTGAATTGTAGGCTCAGTTTTCCACCCAGTATGGTCTTCTGCTATTATCAcccatctgctttaaggttgctgttcattcagagatgctcttctgcataccttggctgTAACAAGTAGTTATTTGAGTTTCTATTGCAATCTTATCAGCTGAAAGCATTTCTATCCAGAGAACTGCCATTCACTGGATATTTGTTCTCTTTCAGACTATTGTCTGTAAACCATAGAGATGTTTATAAAGGAAAATTAAAAGGATATCAGctttttctgaaatattcagacaAGCCCTatttcttttggctgctccctttagggctTCTCACAGCTGATCATCTGTCTCCTTCTCACCCTGTTTCTTGTATCCTCTTCTACATGAGTGAAGCTCCTCTGAGGTttccctcttttcctcctgcctggcagctccaaaTTCCAAACGTTTAGTCCAGTATATTTAGCAGCCCTCATCTTCACATGTGCAAAACATCTCACGCTTTGTCTCCAAAATGCTCAAcatgagctgtccctctgatgtgcTAAGCTCCTCCAGCTCAGCTTCTTGTCTTTTAGTCAGCTGTTGCTGTTATCTGATTGGCCGATTACGCTAACGAGcagctgtacctaataaagtggtcgATGTTGCTTTTAGGTGAGTTAATTACTGTGGTGCTTCGGTCAGCAGGGGCGCTGTGCCGCTTCAGGTACAGGGGGCGCGTCTGCAAAGGGAAGCGGGTTTCAATTTCAAACCCAAATAGTCCGAGGGACGAGCCAGCGGCTTGTGGGAAAGCGCTAATACGAGATAGTTACACTACCGCGTTTAGTCATAGCAACTGTAACACTATTCAGACCACATCTGTATATTTGCCCCACGTCGTGGTAAAAGTGCGTTACCCGCCGTGTCTCCGCTCCAGTTTTCCGCGCCTGGGGTTGATTTTATTCTGGATAACAAACCGTCGCCTGCCTGGCTTGCTTGTTGCAGGTGTTTTTGACCACTACGGATAGTTTACCACATTAGTTACACACGCACATATATACATCTTACATTTTCAACATGCCGAGGTCCAACAGGCAAAAGGAATACAAACCCGGAGATCTTGTGTTTGCTAAGATGAAGGGGTATCCACACTGGCCTGCAAGGGTAAGTAAGCGCTCGTCGTTGAATATCTCATTTCCAGCGTAGGGGTTTGGTTTTCATCTCGTTGCGCCTTAGCCGCTCGGCTCCAATCACTTGTTTACCTGCGAGGCCTGTAACAGCCGCTAGCTCCACGAGTTAGCCTAGCGCGGCGGTGCCGACCATCCACATACATACAGCTAGCCTACTGTAAACCACTGCGAATTTCTTTCTGGGGATTCATCGCAGAGTAGACACCTCTTTAACCTCCCGGGCTAACaaaatattaatgtttttacCAGTTGCTCTTCGCCTCCTTTTATGATCTGGTCTTTGGCGTCCCTAGGGGCCTTGTTAGGCTAACTTTGAGCTGTAACGGTTACATCGAGCACTGTGGTAACACAGCATTGATTACTAGTTAACGGTCATGTCGTACGCAGCGTTAACGTGTGCTTCGCTGCAAAGATGGGCTGCTACTAAGCCACTTTGTGACTTAGCAGTTCGCTAAATATAAGTTCAAACTGTTTCCCCCCCTTTCTTTTTAACTGTTGCTTTACAGACTAATGGCTACTTGTGAAGCCAAATGCTGTGGTACTTTGTA contains:
- the prcc gene encoding proline-rich protein PRCC, which gives rise to MSLVAYGSSDESDSEETSTSAVPSKPSAGGLFSLLPAPKKPVSAGRTEGPAKKTALSTAVENSSSADDPEPQPSKGSLFSSLPKPRKRTEPVKITVPQIRRQDSDSDDDEPAAKKLQNQGAGTGLSSILPQPKNLTVKETDRPLIPHSLTKRQEPKAPKPGTPAHGLGSSASPSAIKAAAKSAALQLARQIASDDQDNEEDITPQNYFSLGESSQPLPAVVPSLDPEPGALAEPLPFAAPDEPGQSDAPLDFGGKHETSGAWGGQYNEYQQPIAGPEAFPPGYYNEPYYQDPNPGIAEAEEPGNSAMFDDEAFMRLQGKRNRGKEEVKFLEIKGDDQLSGNQQWMTKNMTEEKQQRQSFSKKRGEQPTGQQRRKHQITYLIHQAKERELELKNNWAENRLTRRQTQAKYGF